One Desulfobulbus propionicus DSM 2032 DNA segment encodes these proteins:
- a CDS encoding sigma-54-dependent transcriptional regulator encodes MASILVVDDELSMREFLKILLEKEGYQVATAADGQAALERAEKTAFDLVITDIRMPGMSGLDLLARLKQLQADIGVIMITAFASPDDAVTAMKSGAFDYITKPFNVDEIKTVIRAVLKKRPQVESKACSGFPEIIGQSPEMMKIFDLITKIAPTPANVLIYGESGTGKELVAKAIHNRSRVANNPFVPITCSAIPESLLESELFGHVKGSFTGAIADKAGLFQQADGGTAFLDEIGELTPIIQTKLLRVLQEREFMPVGSTKTRQVNVRIIAATNRILEQEIISGKFREDLYYRLAVVPIRVPPLRERRGDVPLLVDHFLKKYSTLLGKEIQTISSYGMEVLMQYDFPGNVRELENIIERGVALESSNIILPESLILSLHRQEKNKPKTEGVPPPLFVAAHNEEELFAQGLEEILQRVEKEMILHALAKADNSKMRAADLLKLSFRSLRYKTKKHGID; translated from the coding sequence ATGGCTTCCATTCTTGTTGTCGATGACGAACTGAGCATGCGCGAGTTCCTCAAGATTCTTCTTGAAAAAGAAGGCTATCAGGTAGCGACGGCGGCCGATGGCCAAGCAGCTCTCGAGCGTGCGGAAAAAACCGCCTTTGACCTGGTGATCACCGACATTCGCATGCCCGGCATGAGCGGTTTGGACCTGTTGGCGCGACTCAAGCAACTGCAAGCGGATATCGGGGTGATCATGATTACCGCCTTCGCCTCGCCCGACGATGCGGTGACGGCCATGAAGAGCGGAGCCTTCGACTACATCACCAAACCCTTTAATGTCGACGAAATCAAGACGGTTATCCGGGCCGTGCTGAAAAAAAGGCCGCAGGTCGAAAGCAAAGCTTGCAGCGGCTTTCCCGAGATCATTGGTCAGAGTCCGGAGATGATGAAGATTTTCGACCTGATCACCAAGATCGCGCCGACACCCGCCAACGTGCTCATCTACGGGGAATCCGGGACCGGCAAGGAGCTGGTGGCCAAGGCTATCCACAATCGTTCTCGGGTGGCGAACAACCCCTTTGTGCCCATCACCTGCAGCGCCATTCCCGAAAGCCTGCTCGAAAGCGAGTTGTTCGGTCACGTCAAGGGTTCCTTTACCGGGGCAATTGCCGACAAGGCAGGGCTGTTTCAGCAGGCGGACGGTGGCACCGCCTTTCTTGACGAAATCGGCGAGCTGACGCCAATCATCCAGACCAAGCTCCTGCGTGTCCTCCAGGAGCGGGAATTCATGCCGGTGGGATCGACCAAAACCCGTCAGGTCAATGTGCGGATCATTGCCGCCACCAATCGCATCCTTGAACAGGAAATTATTTCCGGAAAATTCCGCGAGGATCTCTATTACCGTCTGGCCGTGGTTCCCATTCGGGTGCCGCCTCTGCGGGAGCGGCGCGGCGACGTCCCCCTGCTGGTCGATCACTTCCTGAAAAAATATTCGACCTTGCTGGGCAAGGAGATTCAAACCATCAGCTCCTACGGGATGGAGGTGCTGATGCAGTATGATTTTCCCGGCAATGTTCGCGAATTGGAAAACATTATCGAACGGGGCGTCGCGCTCGAATCCTCCAATATCATCCTCCCTGAAAGCCTGATCCTTTCTCTGCACCGCCAGGAAAAAAACAAACCGAAAACGGAAGGGGTTCCCCCACCGCTTTTTGTTGCCGCCCACAACGAAGAGGAACTTTTTGCCCAAGGGCTGGAAGAGATCCTGCAACGGGTGGAGAAGGAAATGATTCTCCATGCCCTGGCCAAGGCCGACAATTCAAAAATGCGGGCGGCTGATCTGCTGAAACTCAGTTTTCGCAGCCTGCGCTACAAGACCAAAAAACACGGTATCGACTGA